The following are encoded together in the Lytechinus variegatus isolate NC3 chromosome 19, Lvar_3.0, whole genome shotgun sequence genome:
- the LOC121405901 gene encoding retinol dehydrogenase 8-like, protein MAPLITLISGCSTGIGMELAVRLAKDPNSKYLVYATMRNLGKKDALTEAAGDNLDKTLFIRQLDVTIDDQVKSIYDFIMEKHGRIDVLVNNAGYGFFGPLETMSMEKAKIMFETNYFGTVRLIKGALPAMKKQKSGSIVNISSIVGHLGIPFMDMYNASKFAMEGLTESLRPQLKEFGIGISTVQPGPVTTKFGENMMAISDFDDNSVSEDTKKQFLEFRKVISNPDIFSPQTAEPVIDVIVKAIEAEKPRLRYPTSQNVGDWLAKRYVKEDVTGTEGWF, encoded by the exons ATGGCTCCACTTATCACCCTCATCTCCGGGTGCTCCACCGGGATCGGAATGGAGCTCGCGGTCAGGTTGGCCAAGGATCCTAACAGCAAGTACCTGGTCTATGCCACGATGAGAAACCTAGGAAAGAAGGACGCCCTCACGGAGGCTGCGGGTGACAATCTGGACAAGACACTCTTCATACGTCAGCTTGACGTCACTATAGATGATCAAGTTAAGAGCATCTATGATTTCATCATGGAGAAGCACGGGCGTATTGATGTTTTAG TTAACAATGCTGGTTATGGTTTCTTCGGACCTCTGGAGACGATGAGTATGGAGAAAGCTAAGATCATGTTTGAAACAAACTATTTTGGTACAGTTAGATTGATCAAAGGAGCTCTTCCAGCCATGAAGAAACAGAAGTCCGGTAGTATCGTCAATATCAGCAGCATTGTCGGACATCTTG GTATTCCGTTTATGGACATGTACAATGCGAGCAAGTTTGCAATGGAAGGATTAACCGAATCATTAAGGCCACAACTCAAAGAATTTGGAATAGG TATTAGCACCGTGCAACCTGGACCTGTAACGACTAAATTTGGAGAAAATATGATGGCGATCTCTGATTTCGATGATAACAGTGTATCTGAAGATACAAAGAag CAATTTCTGGAGTTTCGGAAAGTTATTAGCAATCCCGACATTTTCAGTCCTCAGACAGCCGAGCCGGTCATTGATGTCATCGTTAAAGCCATTGAAGCTGAGAAACCACGACTACGCTACCCAACCAGTCAGAATGTAGGTGATTGGTTAGCCAAGAGATACGTCAAAGAAGATGTAACTGGCACGGAGGGTTGGTTCTAA
- the LOC121405769 gene encoding uncharacterized protein LOC121405769: MTDERALESNFDRNGRIVQFQEKILNKNVSNRPTPLFIDDRQHKRFDVAKLSAAGDQAKVETVVDAGLDKFYENDAKCEDTREPLGSEDTLSGGYSGGEEIFLEDHSPMDESESTEDEVDDDVGIDVTYKNNRQCDNPSSLVVIGRGIRLHTPPRDGPIEKEEGSQRPQPEGEAESDASFPAREDVQRDPEIFLPSPSTPPETKRAGSSRRPTLSPVIEEDVREYMQTWRYEDEQDEREDDDDSGAGDSTSNVVESVINVGSDDDYANEMSRVLSSAAVDAALAEIDNEEEKIRQPKNQLTGCNEDLDDSCDDIVIILPEAQELNYYNVPVGCSLEDSLQDAANARAQLDAQADFLENSLNCLEITLDRMSLNEAVMPDGSVVFLRDQLRKAKTGHLLRAWEKTKDQPTDEYLSCAELETPLAQIQRELYQEQIKSYNAANEEMRTAVTQATLQEQALRGQARQVQQTYNGLEQNIANLSNELVGLQNRQHHLQNAMMEERVAKEAAQREHERIYRRSSSDVIDANNDILRESHIRRPRQPEWISDQSASTSSSEDIPTSGPYQHDGGQRWWSQRGSRQREYDYIQPPPWRRGYRPSGGRRFGFGQRPNWRSNHGNWRWSETRDGPRPWERRRPPPPPHVHRPFVDRPRPPPPAPFTPPFKRETEVMLTQYFHEMGRVENLLRERGFAKGPAATAPVTPYRPHPTRYQRYSGCHRGGWDQRMGSRSLPSMRGYGFPYRERSQRSTDWFDTSRSQTNNQMSQRSSEEEMPATTVVHAAASA; encoded by the exons ATGACCGACGAAAGAGCACTTGAGTCAAATTTTGATCGAAATGGAAGAATCGTCCAATTCCAAGAAAAGATTCTGAACAAAAATGTCAGCAATAGGCCTACCCCACTCTTCATCGATGACCGGCAGCATAAGCGGTTTGATGTCGCAAAGCTATCTGCTGCAGGGGACCAAGCCAAAGTCGAGACTGTAGTCGATGCTGGTCTTGACAAATTTTACGAGAATGATGCAAAGTGTGAAGACACGAGAGAACCGCTCGGCAGTGAAGATACCCTCTCGGGTGGCTATTCAGGAGGGGAAGAAATATTTCTTGAAG ATCATTCCCCGATGGACGAATCTGAATCGACCGAGGATGAAGTCGATGATGATGTCGGCATTGATGTTACTTACAAGAACAATCGTCAATGTGATAATCCATCATCTCTCGTGGTCATTGGTCGAGGAATTCGTCTCCACACTCCTCCTCGTGACGGACCAAtagagaaagaagaaggaagCCAACGACCACAGCCGGAAGGAGAAG CAGAATCTGACGCCTCCTTTCCTGCAAGAGAAGATGTCCAGAGAGATCCTGAGATCTTCCTACCGTCACCATCGACACCCCCGGAGACCAAGCGAGCGGGATCGTCTCGACGTCCGACACTCAGTCCCGTCATCGAAGAAGACGTCCGTGAATACATGCAAACATGGCGTTACGAAGACGAGCAAGACGAGCGCGAGGATGATGACGATTCTGGGGCTGGAGACTCGACGTCGAACGTGGTAGAATCCGTCATCAACGTGGGTTCCGATGATGATTACGCCAACGAGATGTCGAGGGTTCTATCATCGGCAGCTGTGGATGCCGCACTCGCTGAGATTGATAATG aagaagaaaagatacgGCAACCAAAAAATCAGCTGACCGGATGCAATGAGGACTTGGATGATAGCTGTGATG ATATTGTCATCATTCTACCAGAGGCACAGGAATTAAACTACTACAACGTCCCAGTCGGGTGTAGTCTTGAGGACAGCCTCCAGGATGCGGCAAACGCACGGGCTCAATTGGACGCACAGGCAGATTTCTTAGAGAATAGTCTTAATTGCCTGGAGATCACTCTAGATCGCATGTCGCTCAATGAGGCCGTGATGCCGGATGGAAGTGTG GTGTTCTTGAGAGATCAGCTGAGGAAGGCAAAGACCGGTCACCTCTTGAGGGCCTGGGAAAAGACAAAAGATCAACCCACCGACGAGTATCTGTCATGTG CTGAATTAGAGACTCCTCTAGCCCAGATACAGAGGGAGCTATACCAGGAACAGATCAAGAGTTACAACGCAGCCAACGAAGAGATGAGGACTGCAGTCACACAGGCAACACTGCAG GAACAAGCTCTCCGTGGTCAGGCTCGCCAGGTCCAGCAGACGTACAACGGCCTGGAACAGAACATCGCCAACCTATCCAATGAACTTGTTGGGCTCCAGAACAGACAGCATCACTTGCAGAATGCTATGATGGAAGAACGGGTTGCAAAAGAGGCTGCACAGCGTGAACATGAGAGGATCTATCGCAGAA GTAGTAGTGACGTCATCGACGCCAACAACGACATTCTGAGGGAGAGCCACATTCGACGACCAAGACAGCCCGAATGGATATCAGATCAATCTGCCTCGACGTCATCAAGCGAAGACATCCCAACATCGGGACCCTACCAACACGATGGTGGACAGCGATGGTGGTCGCAAAGGGGGAGCAGGCAGCGGGAATATGATTACATCCAGCCTCCCCCATGGCGGAGAGGCTACAGACCTTCAGGTGGGCGGCGCTTCGGGTTTGGCCAACGACCAAATTGGAGGAGCAACCACGGTAACTGGAGATGGAGCGAGACGCGAGATGGACCACGCCCATGGGAGCGTCGAagaccaccaccaccgccacacGTGCACCGCCCATTTGTTGACCGGCCACGCCCACCTCCTCCGGCGCCGTTCACGCCTCCGTTCAAAAGAGAGACGGAGGTTATGCTGACGCAGTACTTCCATGAGATGGGACGAGTGGAGAATCTCCTGCGGGAACGCGGTTTCGCCAAGGGTCCTGCGGCTACCGCGCCAGTCACGCCCTACCGCCCTCATCCGACGCGGTACCAGCGTTACTCCGGTTGTCACCGCGGAGGATGGGATCAGAGGATGGGATCCAGGTCGTTGCCGTCAATGAGAGGATATGGGTTTCCATACCGTGAACGATCTCAACGAAGCACCGATTGGTTTGACACTAGTCGATCGCAAACCAATAACCAAATGAGCCAAAGGTCCTCTGAGGAAGAGATGCCAGCCACTACTGTTGTACATGCTGCTGCTTCGGCTTAG